In Fusarium verticillioides 7600 chromosome 4, whole genome shotgun sequence, the following proteins share a genomic window:
- a CDS encoding eukaryotic translation initiation factor 3 subunit E, protein MEDVLNAVSADGSSIMPRLAPHLSRHLLFPLIQFESERAEEQGQDAKAKEILSGKIKLLEDTNMTDYVATLYCELHGVSEAPEQYNKKRQDVLSQLENYEQATAKIADLLTQDEVVNGLRSDKVANLEFLKNQHGVTMEMVNALYDFGQFQFRCGQYGPAADMLYQFRVLSTDNDKVSAATWGKLASEILQTNWESAVDELKNVRENIDSKLFNNPRAQLDHRTMLLHWSLFPLFNWEGAREPILDMFFSAPYINTIQTSCPWILRYLIAAVITGRGRARNSSIQQKQIKDIIRYVRQEAYEYTDPITQFVNALYIAHDFEAAREALSMAAEVCRSDFFLASSADAFVDAARHLICESYCKIFSRMNIRDLSAKLGLNPDDGEKWIVNLIRETRLDAKIDSQDGTVVMNHPPNNVYQQVIEKTKGGFFRTQVLNAAVSK, encoded by the exons ATGGAGGACGTTCTCAACGCCGTCTCGGCCGACGGCTCGTCGATCATGCCCCGCCTTGCGCCGCACCTGAGCCGacatcttctctttcctctGATCCAGTTCGAGAGTGAGAGAGCCGAGGAGCAGGGCCAGGATGCCAAGGCAAAGGAGATTCTTTCCGGAAAGATTAAACTCCTCGAGGACACAAACATGACCGATTACGTTGCGACTCTCTACTGCGAGCTTCATGGTGTATCAGAGGCCCCCGAGCAgtacaacaagaagagacagGATGTGCTTTCACAGCTGGAGAACTACGAGCAAGCTACCGCCAAGATCGCCGATCTCCTGACTCAGGACGAGGTCGTTAACGGTCTCCGAAGCGACAAGGTTGCCAACTTGgagttcctcaagaaccagcACGGA GTCACCATGGAAATGGTCAACGCGCTCTACGACTTTGGTCAGTTTCAGTTCCGATGCGGCCAATACGGTCCCGCTGCCGATATGCTCTACCAATTCCGAGTCCTGTCCACCGATAATGATAAGGTCTCTGCTGCCACCTGGGGCAAGCTTGCCTCCGAGATCCTCCAGACCAACTGGGAGTCTGCTGTCGACGAACTCAAGAACGTTAGGGAAAACATTGATTCtaagctcttcaacaacccccGTGCCCAACTCGACCACCGAACGATGTTGCTCCACTGgtctcttttccctctcttcaACTGGGAGGGTGCTCGGGAACCTATCTTGGACATGTTCTTTTCCGCACCttacatcaacaccatccaaACCTCTTGCCCCTGGATCCTGCGATATCTGATTGCTGCCGTTATCACCGGCCGTGGCCGTGCTCGCAACAGCTCCATCCAACAAAAGCAGATCAAGGACATTATCCGTTATGTCCGACAAGAAGCTTACGAGTACACCGACCCTATCACACAGTTTGTCAACGCCCTCTACATCGCCCACGACTTCGAGGCTGCCCGCGAGGCTCTCTCCATGGCCGCCGAGGTCTGCCGCAGCGACTTCTTCCTTGCTTCTTCCGCCGATGCCTTTGTCGATGCTGCCCGACACCTGATCTGTGAGAGCTATTGCAAGATCTTCAGCCGAATGAACATCCGCGATCTTAGCGCCAAGCTCGGCCTGAACCCCGACGATGGTGAGAAGTGGATTGTCAACTTGATCCGTGAAACTCGATTGGACGCCAAGATCGACAGTCAAGATGGCACCGTTGTGATGAACCACCCTCCTAACAACGTCTACCAGCAAGTTattgagaagaccaagggtgGCTTCTTCAGGACACAAGTCCTCAACGCTGCTGTTTCAAAGTAG
- a CDS encoding anaphase-promoting complex subunit 1: MATVKSLGLHQPSGLQHAINEQLLPPNPPPTSYTWDISTEDRLDGDLEDEILSTEQCVIWCRGGIFRKTFRFELEKEPVIQALLAYFPASKDDKSTQEEEAQSDQRPALSKALVVFLKTQAHIYFLSGTSHIVHMPFEVETAFAGPVGVIIQRKQKAESVAPISFKFPRVPPNSFVSSQLTAFNSSQLTAFSVEGLGKPKALPLRLSSTLDNLWEAPLEQPESRWPRLVSLTDPLLELGLVVTNQEPQNGKSLRQTATKKLAFLDSAEEVLHVEEIKIPGALTQDLSQPLIIAVTINRETSEYTVWRLTYLQHEDRFLARQKDAKSKTARRRSSMPPAFASTPGTPVQPNLRESFGAPLPGKRPRKSERLEKPMIDLVSSLEQQDKEGSGVARRSSRRVSSMLARADLSASHERAILPDQPLLSSHVGARRHESQGSHARLSANYAHQIHPSLSSLLAAPFYEGLDEGFYNMGLDDHEFDGLQHEILFTKLHSVPMNNSNVRYSDKPARTQTKVFILVAPPFAIDGHDQSQLLIGIQDATERRLQLLTLELGIQRGTNMGTKQGKKNKPDGTTVVATVVDRRHAQNVVDSCKLMDGDHSAILILSESMDGRHELSTQAPWSVLTKISLSLLFVDNTRSLQYCGRVVDRDVTQRKSEVIDLSNGSIVGVRHPRQGGIVDVVDAEGRLHELRIQLEPRSPHARRVLDVCRSILPHALGEHIFAGWLHCMQWMGGHGETNTDIEWPAMTVLLLSLFLSLGWTGTKPLQKTRQLLRRRRHPSGTFGSIRESEDWRYLEKAETSNSLGCPTWMMNGGWEWALDEDGDDPGDETPSTTFISKHISMAKEYMASILGETAFGAVGYMPTSLGKSMESRRKVAVDVFMGLHLLLEEEKLDIMTPEFRSPGRADLRVIMCQIARWLRWPSFIAIYEAGIQEDVDQRHDSDLNLRPAIPQPPVRPDVVNWIQSRLTGERRVPYITPADVYYAGSQLSEAEKSQDRRWESILPRTLMFKQFFKFMKPSTSAVQMVEAMRDAGITPLILDTLPEAILTPLRDAISLCQPHPPTSWSKDLLELVDRRDISLILAPGKQAKPSASKILFSEEKVCWGFFHQGVAAGLAISPQAQGIDTSWILYNKPGQDLNNRHAGFLLALGLNGHLKDVAKWVAFKYLTPKHTMTSIGLLLGLAASYMGTMDSLITRLLSVHATRMLPRGAAELNLSPLTQTSGIMGIGLLYANSQHRRMSEIMLSEIEHIDEEDEEEPLRSECYRLAAGFALGFINLGKGNDLKGLHDMRLTEKLISHATTTKNIEVVHILDRAAAGAVMALALIYMKSEDQIVARKIDIPNSVLQFDYIRPDILLLRTLTKNIIMWSKIEPTFAWIRKNLPRPYRSQFKLQSTTKLQSTDMAFHSIVAGLCFSIALRFSGSASPKVRDLLLYYLDQFMRIAQIPSTAGMHPNGTPPYDEELTRTNARMCQDIVAISASIVMAGTGDVPVLRRLRALHGRDDPETPYGSHLAAHLAIGALFLGCGTATFGTSNLAIASLLVAFYPIFPTSVMDNRSHLQALRHFWVLATEQRCLVTKDVLTGQPITVPVQIRMHQIASLSTTCGPQFWDVELDFSNPEVRAAFQDTQSLYLRRRPPREGAFASTLRALGRDENSKDPLEWVFGLEGLRGISYAERAVVLERGDDTQHSSSAIDARLEMAKGIAEGTDRERLEGARLLFEWASVRDRLRDTNMFDSQETITESHVRREVVREDDQDATVEDGGVWWMRDSVVENLKGMVWLASREGEH, encoded by the exons AtggcgacggtgaagtcCCTGGGGTTGCACCAGCCCTCAGGGCTTCAACATGCCATTAACGAACAATTGTTACCGCCGAATCCACCCCCAACGTCCTATACATGGGATATTTCAACAGAGGATCGACTCGATGGAGATCTCGAAGATGAAATCCTTTCGACGGAACAGTGCGTCATATGGTGTCGAGGTGGAATATTTCGAAAGACCTTCAGATTCGAACTCGAAAAAGAACCTGTCATACAGGCTCTCCTAGCATACTTTCCGGCTTCCAAGGACGACAAATCTAcacaagaggaagaggcacAATCGGACCAGCGGCCCGCTTTGTCTAAAGCGTTGGTTGTCTTCCTCAAGACACAGGCGCACATATATTTCCTCTCTGGCACCAGTCATATTGTCCATATGCCATTCGAAGTTGAAACAGCATTCGCAGGCCCAGTTGGAGTTATCATTCAACGAAAGCAAAAAGCTGAGAGTGTTGCGCCAATTTCCTTCAAGTTTCCTCGAGTGCCGCCGAATTCCTTCGTCTCTTCGCAGTTGACAGCATTCAATAGCTCTCAATTGACCGCGTTTTCTGTGGAAGGCCTTGGGAAACCGAAGGCACTTCCACTTCGTCTGAGCTCGACTTTAGATAACCTTTGGGAAGCTCCGCTGGAACAACCCGAGTCCCGCTGGCCACGCCTTGTTTCATTGACTGACCCGCTGTTGGAATTGGGACTGGTCGTCACAAACCAAGAGCCCCAAAATGGCAAGAGCTTAAGGCAGACAGCAACTAAGAAGCTGGCATTCCTCGAttcagctgaagaagttctCCATGTGGAAGAGATCAAAATTCCTGGCGCCTTGACACAAGATCTAAGTCAACCTCTGATCATTGCGGTGACAATCAACCGCGAAACTAGTGAATACACTGTCTGGCGCCTCACGTACCTGCAGCATGAAGACCGTTTTCTTGCTCGACAGAAAGATGCTAAATCAAAGACTGCCCGGCGTCGTAGTTCCATGCCTCCTGCATTTGCTAGTACTCCTGGCACACCTGTCCAGCCCAACCTGCGAGAAAGCTTTGGAGCACCTCTTCCAGGAAAGCGGCCGAGAAAGAGTGAGCGCCTTGAAAAGCCCATGATTGACCTTGTGTCATCATTAGAACAACAAGACAAGGAAGGCAGTGGTGTTGCGCGGAGGAGCTCTCGTAGGGTCAGCTCCATGTTGGCGAGAGCGGACTTGTCTGCGTCGCATGAAAGAGCCATATTGCCGGATCAGCCGCTGTTATCCAGTCATGTCGGGGCTAGGAGGCATGAATCACAAGGAAGCCATGCACGCCTTAGTGCCAACTACGCCCATCAGATTCATCCTAGTCTGAGCAGTCTGTTAGCGGCACCTTTCTATGAAGGCCTCGACGAAGGGTTTTACAACATGGGTCTAGATGATCATGAGTTTGATGGGCTACAGCATGAAATACTGTTTACTAAACTTCACAGCGTACCTATGAATAATTCCAATGTTCGATACTCGGATAAGCCAGCCCGAACCCAAACCAAGGTCTTCATTTTGGTGGCGCCTCCGTTTGCAATCGACGGCCATGACCAAAGCCAACTTCTCATTGGCATTCAGGATGCTACCGAGAGacgtcttcaacttctcacACTGGAGCTGGGTATTCAGCGTGGGACTAATATGGGCACCAAGCaagggaagaagaacaaaccCGACGGTACAACCGTCGTAGCCACCGTTGTTGACAGACGACATGCTCAAAATGTCGTTGACTCTTGCAAACTAATGGACGGTGACCATTCTGCGATCCTAATCCTGTCGGAATCGATGGATGGCCGGCACGAACTAAGTACCCAGGCACCGTGGAGTGTCCTTACAAAAATCTCGCTTTCACTTCTTTTCGTCGATAACACTAGGAGTTTGCAATATTGTGGCAGAGTTGTGGACCGTGATGTTACTCAGAGAAAGTCTGAGGTTATTGACCTCAGTAATGGCAGCATTGTCGGTGTACGGCATCCGCGACAAGGtggcattgttgatgttgtcgatgctgAGGGTCGCCTTCACGAGCTCCGTATACAGCTCGAACCGCGGTCACCTCACGCTCGGAGAGTCCTGGACGTTTGTCGTAGCATTCTGCCACATGCACTTGGTGAACACATCTTCGCTGGCTGGCTTCACTGTATGCAATGGATGGGAGGCCACGGCGAGACAAATACCGATATCGAATGGCCTGCGATGACCGTCCTccttttgtctttgtttctgAGTCTCGGCTGGACTGGCACAAAGCCTTTACAGAAAACTCGACAACTTcttcgaagaagaaggcaccCTTCGGGGACTTTTGGCTCGATCAGAGAATCGGAGGATTGGAGATACTTGGAAAAAGCTGAGACTTCAAATTCGTTAGGGTGTCCAActtggatgatgaatggaGGTTGGGAGTGGGCGctggatgaagatggggaCGATCCTGGAGACGAAACACCATCTACAACTTTCATTTCGAAACATATATCTATGGCCAAAGAGTATATGGCCTCTATACTAGGCGAAACGGCATTCGGAGCCGTTGGTTATATGCCAACTTCACTTGGCAAAAGCATGGAGAGCCGCCGcaaggttgctgttgatgtgtTTATGGGATTGCACCTACttctcgaggaagaaaaacTTGATATCATGACACCAGAATTCAGATCTCCTGGCCGTGCTGATCTCCGAGTCATTATGTGTCAAATAGCTCGATGGCTCAGGTGGCCCAGCTTCATCGCTATATATGAGGCGGGCATACAAGAAGACGTTGATCAACGTCATGATTCCG ATCTCAATCTGAGGCCTGCAATCCCTCAGCCACCCGTAAGGCCAGATGTCGTCAACTGGATTCAATCACGTCTCACTGGAGAACGGAGGGTTCCTTACATCACCCCAGCGGATGTTTATTACGCTGGCTCCCAATTGTCCGAAGCGGAAAAGTCACAGGACAGGCGATGGGAGTCTATTCTCCCAAGAACACTTATGTTTAAGCAATTCTTCAAATTTATGAAACCAAGCACGAGTGCAGTACAGATGGTGGAAGCTATGAGGGATGCCGGAATTACACCATTAATTCTTGATACCCTCCCAGAGGCCATTCTTACACCTCTACGTGATGCCATTTCATTGTGTCAACCGCACCCACCGACCTCCTGGTCCAAGGACCTCCTCGAATTGGTTGACCGCCGGGATATCAGCCTCATTCTCGCTCCTGGGAAGCAAGCTAAACCAAGCGCTTCCAAGATTCTA TTCTCAGAAGAAAAGGTGTGCTGGGGCTTCTTTCACCAAGGCGTCGCAGCTGGGTTAGCTATTTCTCCCCAGGCCCAAGGTATCGATACATCATGGATTCTTTACAACAAACCTGgtcaagatctcaacaatCGACATGCTGGTTTcctccttgctcttggcctGAACGGCCATTTGAAAGATGTCGCAAAATGGGTTGCGTTCAAATATTTGACTCCAAAACATACAATGACCTCCATCGGGTTACTTCTGGGTCTGGCAGCATCTTACATGGGTACAATGGATTCGTTGATTACTCGCTTACTTTCCGTTCATGCCACGAGGATGTTGCCTCGTGGAGCGGCAGAATTGAATCTGTCACCCCTAACGCAGACTTCTGGTATAATGGGCATCGGCTTACTATATGCCAACAGTCAACACCGGCGAATGAGTGAGATTATGCTCTCTGAAATTGAGCAtattgacgaagaggatgaagaagagcccCTGAGAAGCGAATGCTACCGATTGGCAGCTGGATTTGCTCTCGGATTCATCAACCTAGGCAAAGGCAATGATCTCAAGGGATTGCATGACATGAGACTCACAGAAAAACTCATTTCTCATGCTACAACAACTAAAAACATTGAAGTAGTTCATATTCTGGACCGAGCAGCTGCTGGCGCTGTCATGGCCCTGGCTCTCATCTACATGAAGTCAGAAGATCAGATCGTCGCCCGCAAGATCGACATACCCAACTCGGTCTTGCAATTTGACTACATTCGTCCTGATATTCTTCTCTTGCGGACCTTGACGAAGAATATAATCATGTGGTCCAAGATTGAGCCGACATTTGCTTGGATTCGCAAGAACCTACCACGTCCTTATCGTTCCCAGTTCAAGCTACagtcaacaacaaaactGCAGTCAACTGATATGGCATTCCACAGCATAGTGGCTGGCCTCTGCTTCTCTATTGCACTGCGCTTCTCTGGCAGCGCATCTCCTAAAGTCCGGGATCTTCTACTTTATTATTTGGATCAGTTTATGCGTATCGCACAGATACCATCCACTGCAGGCATGCATCCCAATGGTACTCCGCCGTATGATGAAGAACTAACACGAACCAATGCACGCATGTGTCAAGACATCGTTGCCATATCTGCGTCCATTGTCATGGCCGGAACAGGTGATGTTCCTGTCCTACGTCGTCTTCGTGCACTTCATGGTCGTGATGATCCTGAGACACCCTACGGTTCTCATCTTGCGGCTCATCTCGCGATCGGCGCTTTGTTCTTGGGATGCGGAACAGCAACTTTTGGCACCAGCAACCTCGCTATTGCTTCTCTATTGGTTGCATTTTACCCCATTTTCCCTACGAGTGTTATGGACAATCGAtcccatctccaagctcttcgcCATTTCTGGGTTCTGGCTACAGAGCAGCGGTGTCTGGTCACAAAAGATGTTCTCACCGGCCAGCCAATCACTGTTCCTGTCCAAATAAGGATGC ACCAGATTGCTAGTCTGTCAACCACATGTGGACCCCAGTTCTGGGATGTGGAGCTTGACTTCTCTAACCCAGAGGTTAGAGCTGCTTTCCAAGACACCCAAAGTCTGTACCTCCGCAGGCGCCCACCGCGCGAAGGAGCCTTTGCTTCAACTCTTCGGGCACTTGGTAGGGATGAAAATAGCAAAGACCCTCTGGAATGGGTCTTTGGACTTGAGGGTCTCCGTGGTATCAGTTACGCCGAGCGAGCAGTAGTGCTCGAGCGAGGTGACGACACTCAGCACTCGAGCAGTGCTATTGATgcaagactggagatggCCAAGGGCATTGCAGAAGGCACAGATCGGGAGCGTCTGGAGGGAGCCAGGTTGCTGTTCGAATGGGCTTCTGTACGTGATCGACTACGAGACACCAACATGTTCGACAGTCAGGAGACCATCACCGAGTCACACGTACGTCGTGAAGTCGTAAGGGAAGACGACCAAGATGCTACAGTGGAAGATGGGGGTGTTTGGTGGATGCGAGACAGTGTCGTCGAGAACCTGAAGGGCATGGTATGGCTTGCTAGTCGTGAAGGCGAGCATTGA